The genomic stretch AATTATGACAGCACGGCTGGTAAATGGTGGTCTTTTCATAAAACCTAGATTGGTTAAATCTTCCGGTACTGGGCACGATGGTAAGGTAAGATCCCCGGAGGCAGTACCTAAGATAGAAATTTCTGCTGAAACCCTATCAGTGATAAAGGAGAGTATGTTTGAAGCTGTTAACAGGGTGAAGGGCACTGCTTATAAGGCGAGAATCAAGGAGGTGCCTTATATGATGGGAGGTAAAACGGGTACCATACAGGTACGCCGAATTACTGCGGTCGAGCGGGCCGAAGGTATCGTTAAGAATGAGGACCGTCCATGGGAGCACCGAGACCACGCTTTATTTGTTGGATATGCTCCTGTGGAAGATCCAAAATATGCGGTTGCAGTGGTTGTCGAGCATGGNGGAAGTGGTTCCTCTATTGCTGCTCCGATGGCCCACGATATATTGTTGCGCGCCCAAGTGATGTTCTCGGGTTATCAATCTCAGGCGACTTTCATTGATGGCTGCAAAGTTATCGATTTTTCCTAAGAATGGTAGANCTCCACTCACGACTGAATCCAAGCAGAGCCAATATTCTAGAGAAATTTACCCGTATGAGCTGGGGGTTGCTAATTTTAATCGTGCTTATAGCAAGCATCGGATTTGCTATGCTGTATTCTGCCGCGGGGGGAGATGTTGATCCTTGGGCTAAGCGCCAGTTAATTAGATTTATTTGTGGGCTTGGGCTGGTCTTCATTGTGTCGCTTTNGGATATAAGATTTTGGATGCGATCTGCTTATTTTTTCTATGCAGCCGCGTTAGGTGCTCTTATTCTCGTCGAAGTCTACGGCTTGATTGGTATGGGTGCTCAGCGTTGGTTAAACTTGGGGTGGCTCCAGATACAGCCCTCCGAAATTATGAAGATAGCTTTAATCTTAGTTCTTGCGGCTTACTTTCATGGTAGGACTCTAGAAGAGCTAAAGAAGATTAGATATATGCTGGTCCCGTTAGCCATGGTTGTTGTGCCAATGNTTTTAGTTTTGCGGCAACCGGATTTGGGTACNGCGGTAATGCTAGGCCTTGGAGGCGCAGCGGTTTTTTTTGTGGCTGGGGCAGCACTAAGGTACTTCGCTATAGGCGTTGCTATGGCATTGGCTGGTATTCCAGCAGCATGGCCATTTTTGGAGATATATCAGCAAGAACGAATTCTCACCTTTCTCAATCCAGATGCTGATCCTCTCGGCGCTGGTTACCACATAATTCAGTCAAAAATAGCTCTGGGATCTGGCGGGTTGTTAGGACGTGGGTACATGCAAGGTACCCAAAGCCACCTTAACTTTTTGCCAGAACATCAAACTGATTTCATCTTTACAATGTTGGCGGAGGAATTTGGTATGGTTGGGGCCTTAGCCCTGATAGGTTTATACACAGCTATCTTTATATATGGCCTAATTATCTCGGCTCGATGCAGCAACCATTTTGGCCGATTGTTAGCGGCAGGACTAACAACAACATTGTTTTTGTACGTATACATAAATATAGCTATGGTGATCGGCATCATTCCTGTGGTGGGGGTTCCGCTCCCACTGATATCGTACGGGGGTAGCGCCATGATGACAGTGCTTTTTGCTGTTGGTTTATTGATGTGCGTATTTGTCCATCGGGATNCCCAGATTGGGCGAGTAAAGGCCCGTGAGCTCTGGTGATTTATAAATTTTCCTCCTGAGGAGGGGCTGTTTGTTCAACTGTACAGATGATAGTTTGATGGAGACATAATGAGGCTCAAAGATAAGGTNGCACTGTTAACAGGCGCGGCAGCAGCTCTGGATGGTGAGTTAATGGGTTTTGGGGGTGCAGTAGCGCATCGTTTCTTGCGGGAAGGGGCTAAAATTATTCTCACAGATATACGGAATGAACTTGGGGAGAAGTCCGCCGCAAGTCTTCGGAGTCAAGGGTATGAAGTTATCTACACAAGTCTTGATGTTACGAGTGGGAATGCGTGGAACCAGGCCATAGAGGTGGGCTTAAATTTTTTTGGCCATATTGACGTTCTATTTAATAATGCTGGAGTGGCCTTGCCNGCTAAAATTGAGGATATGACTGAGGATACATGGGATAGAGAATTAAATATTCATGCCAAAGGAGTGTTCCTTGGTACTAGAGCAGTGATACCTGTGATGCGAAGAGGGGGCGGTGGTTCGATTATAAACACCTCATCTATCATGGGTATTGTTGGAAGTCCCCGTGCTCCAGCATACTCAGCTGGAAAGGGTGCAATCCGCTTATTTACTAAATCAGCTGCGTTGCAATACGCCAAGGAGAATATAAGGGTAAACTCTATCCATCCTGGCTATGTGGTAACTCCGTTAACCGATAAAATTTTTGCTGATCCAGGTGTGAACAAAGAGTTAGTTAAACAAACTCCTATGGGTCGTTTGGGGACGGTGGAAGACATTGCAAATGGCGTTTTATTTCTGGCCTCCGATGAATCTAACTGGATGACTGGTTCGGAACTTGTAATAGACGGCGGGATGACGGCCCGGTGAAATAAAGNATTTCGTAGGTATGCCTGATTTTGACAGGGCAACTTGTTGAGACGGTATCTTTGAAGCGAGCTTAGGTATGACCAAGATTACTTTAGAACACGCCCTCATGGCGGAGGTTGAGGCGAGACAATTTGTAAAGCAAAAACCTGTGCGCCTGGGTAGTCGTATTATGGATCCCAAGGCGCAAATCGTCGCTGAGTTTGTACAATCTATTCGGGTGCCTGGATATTTTCCTCCTATAAAGGAGTTGCGCCAACAGTTAGTCCGGGCGGTGCAATTGCTTGAT from Rhodospirillaceae bacterium encodes the following:
- a CDS encoding rod shape-determining protein RodA: MVXLHSRLNPSRANILEKFTRMSWGLLILIVLIASIGFAMLYSAAGGDVDPWAKRQLIRFICGLGLVFIVSLXDIRFWMRSAYFFYAAALGALILVEVYGLIGMGAQRWLNLGWLQIQPSEIMKIALILVLAAYFHGRTLEELKKIRYMLVPLAMVVVPMXLVLRQPDLGTAVMLGLGGAAVFFVAGAALRYFAIGVAMALAGIPAAWPFLEIYQQERILTFLNPDADPLGAGYHIIQSKIALGSGGLLGRGYMQGTQSHLNFLPEHQTDFIFTMLAEEFGMVGALALIGLYTAIFIYGLIISARCSNHFGRLLAAGLTTTLFLYVYINIAMVIGIIPVVGVPLPLISYGGSAMMTVLFAVGLLMCVFVHRDXQIGRVKARELW
- a CDS encoding cyclopentanol dehydrogenase, with product MRLKDKVALLTGAAAALDGELMGFGGAVAHRFLREGAKIILTDIRNELGEKSAASLRSQGYEVIYTSLDVTSGNAWNQAIEVGLNFFGHIDVLFNNAGVALPAKIEDMTEDTWDRELNIHAKGVFLGTRAVIPVMRRGGGGSIINTSSIMGIVGSPRAPAYSAGKGAIRLFTKSAALQYAKENIRVNSIHPGYVVTPLTDKIFADPGVNKELVKQTPMGRLGTVEDIANGVLFLASDESNWMTGSELVIDGGMTAR